TACAAGAAAACATAAACCTGCCTGCTTCTTTGGTTTATAATGGAATTTGGGATTATGTTGGGATTATATTGCAAATAGACGAAGAGTAGGGTTTGAACTTTGAATGGGATCGGATTACAATCTGGAATATATTCAAGTGCCAATAAATAGAACTTCAATGCCAATCCAATTCAACTTTCAAACTCCAATGCTATATCTTTTAATTTATCAATATCTTGACGTTCGAATCGTGATTAATTTAACTAAAGTCATTTGCTTACAAGATACTTAATGAAGGATAAAGTAGTGAAAAAGAAAACGGAAACAAATATGACACAATAGAATAAGTACAGAAAATTAGTATTTCTCTATTGACAAATCAGAAGAGGGAAGTACggtatttaattcttttttttttcgttccTCAAATTCACATCTCGATGTCCAGAGATGGTGTTTCacaattttttattgtttatcTATGACGAAGGTTATTTGGTGCAAGTTATTTCGATTGTATGCAAGGTTGGATGAAAGAAGAATGCATTTGATTCTTTGAGTTCTGGCATTCTAGGGTGGCCATGCAGCAATTAGTCAATATCAATCTGGTAAAATGATCTTTTATGGGGACTTGTACGCCTTCTATTTCTAGTAAAAGGCTCAACATCAGATCCTTTATGGGTACGGTGTATATACTGGCGGGTTTAGATGcatgctatatatatatatatatataatttgatgtttaaattcaaattcaaatgatGTGGTATTCATTCAATCCCGTCAATGTATACATTGATattgtagaaaagattaatccaaaGTTATTCAACATCAAAGCTTTGGGGAAGTAATCATGGATGTAGGCTCTCGGCTGTGCCAACAGTGGATTATATTGTGAGAAAAGGGAAGACATGGTTCCGAATTTAATCCAAGCTATACATTGATattgtagaaaagattaatccaaaGTTATTCAACATCAAAGCTTTGGGGAAGTAATCATGGATGTAGGCTCTCGGCTGTGCCAACAGTGGATTATATTGTGAGAAAAGGGAAGACATGGTTCCGAATTTAATCCAAGCTAAACTATCATATGTCATTTCCACTAAAATTAACTATCAAAATTGGGCTGGTTTATTCAGCAAATGGTTTCATTTGATTTGACAAGTTTGGCATGCATTAGGCAGGCGAAGGGAGAAATGATCAGAAACTCTGATTGCAAGGTTCCCAATGAATCCCTTGTACACCTAATTTCTTTATCAATGGTTTTTGCTGCAACTTTATAACGGAGTTGAAGCAGCATGTTTTTTCAAAAGGCAACATATTCATCTTCTTGACAAATAACATCCCTCACGAAAATCTGAACTGGATTGCGAAATTCAATGTCGAGATAGAGTCAAGGCAtaacaaaacaataaatacCGATTAACCTCAATAGGTGTTCGCAAATTGAATACCATTTCTCatccagcctttttttttttcctccaaaaattGATCGGAGTTAGATCTCGACCTGTTTATTTAAATACTTGCAAAAGAGTACATGATGAAGGGGCCATGAAACCTTATTTCCTAAATCAGATTCCATGTAAACTTCATATGTTTCAATGGATTCTTAATATGCTCCGCACTTGTGATATCGCAAAAGCGCTTGAATTTTTGATTCGACACATTGTTTTGTTTGAATCGTTTTACTAGTACCTGAACACTGCTTAACCACTAGGACAAATTGATCTTTTATATAGTGCTCGTCGTCTTTGCATTGAGAATTGTTTGCTTCGTTATCTTCCCATTTGTCGCATTGTGGGACACTTGCACAGGTACTCACAGCAGACTGGCTTGCTTGATTTCAACTGAAAGGATTTATGAAAATCTTTGACAGATTGTATGGTCTTTACCTCCTCCGTAGACATGACGAATTTTGTTTTGTGATTTCTCCTTTCTCATATAGCTTTTCTGcacttaccaaaggaaaagagTTAAACCCTGTTTGCAAAATATCAAGCAATCCAATGCTATTAAGCAAGCAACAACTTATGGTGCTCCAAATCTTTCCCCTTTTAGCTGGCAGGTTATTCCAAGCTCTATAATGGACTTAGATTAGCAGCCATAAGGCAAAATGTTTTCAGTTTTCACGTTACCTTAAAAACAGGCTGTATAGATACCATCCATCACATATTGCTAAAGAAGGGAACAACCGTTGTAATGCGCTTAGTTGTCTAATTGAACTAAAGCATATAATACTAACGGTTGTTTGGCTTTCAGGAACCTAATTCAATTGGGGCTTGAAAATAGTACTATAGTAAAGGAAGACATTTCTGTCAAAAAAGACACTGGGACAGCTGCAATTCCATACATATGCATGTATATGTCAAAGAAAACCCCATGCTGAACTTCAAAAGCCCGATCCTAAACCTCAAGATTGTCACAATTAACCTCTGTATTGCGTGCAGAACCACTAAAGAAAATCTCTACAATGTGCTgcaataaatttttatttactaaCTTGTATATCTAGTAACCACTTTCTGCTTTCCAAATATGTATGATTTCTGCAACATATCTCATTCCGCTTTTTCAGATCCGCCCATAATGTCCTTCAGCTTTTCCTTAAGCTCACCATTCTGCGTGAAACACTTGTTTTCTTGAGTGCTTATTCAAGGCAACAAAAAATAGAAGAATTATATATCATAAACAATACCTGATGCATATTCAGGATGATATCTGATCCCCCAATGAACTCACCTTTGATGAATATTTGTGGGAATGTAGGCCAGTTGCTGCAACAAAAGTAACCGAATTATAAAGCAAGCGTCTTCTGGACAAATAAATCCACCCTTCTTCTCATTCTTCATTCAGATATTTGTTGGCTGATTTTAGGAAGGGGGAGAGCAGAAAATAAATATGCTAATTAAATAGTGGACTTAAAAGAGGGCATGAAGGTAGAGAATTGACAACATATTAGATGAGATATTTGAATACTTCCTCAGAGATCCCCCTGAAGATGCAACTAGCAACAGCAGCAGAAGGTTTGAAAAGATGAGCTGTTGCAATCTGTAGGTTTCTGGTtactataaaaattaaacaTTTGCAACTCTTTAGTGCCCATATTTTTACAGCCTTATAAAAGATAGATCTTGCAACAAAATGTATCTAGATAATTACATATGGAACACAATTAATATACTGTATCATATAACAGAATAATTAGCACAGGTACGCCATATTCTTCTAGCATGCAAATGAGTTGCTATCTCAGGGCCCAATAGCAATTGAGAGATTGAATCATAGTTTGTTCTCATAATAATAAACTTTAAAAACAACCTTACTTTAATGTAGAGAAGGGTGTCGAGTACATCAGGTTCCCATAAATGGGTCCCTAAGCTTAAAAGGATTCTGAGGATAAACATCCCAAAGTTTAAATTAAGTTTAAATTGATTATCAAACCTGATCAACTGAAAATGCATTATAGAAGGAATCCATGTATAATTCTGTCTGAAAGACATGATACACTACTTATATCTCTACTTAAGCTACAAGAGAAGCTAATTGTCAGTAGCATAACTAGAATGCCATTGCTAATTGCTCAGTAGGATGATATGCACAAAATAGAATATTTTTCAGCCCTGAAGAAGACTAAAGGTGCTGCACATGGTAGTTACCTATAAGCTTTTACGGCATTCTTAAGTTCAAGGTCTTCCAATATATTCCTGGCGCTTATAGGTACACCTGCAAGGGGCATAACAATGATTAAGAATCAAGAAACACATCATGTCTACCCAGACAAGACTGAGGCCAACAGAACATGCTTAAAATAGTTCCTTAGACAGTGAATCCGAAAATTGGCAATATTTCATACTGGCATTATTTCCCTCCCAGCAGCTTTCTTTTGCAAGAATTTTACTCTAAAATTCTCTGAGTCAATACTGAATTCAAACAATCAAAATTATTACAAGTCTCATTTATGCGACATAATGCAAAGCATTTTCACACTAAAGTATCTAGCTTAATTACATCACGGTCTTCTCCATATAGTCCAGCCATATTACAGCTAAACCATGTTTACCTTTTTGCATGAATTGTTTTCTAACTTGACTCAACCTGTAAACCAAAACAGAGCATCACATAGATATCCAAATAAATTGACTGGGCGGTTGTAAACTTACTATATTCTTTCAGCACCCTCACAGCTAATGAGCTGAACCCGCAGCGAGGAAGATCAGGCACCCCTTTCATATAAATCATAACGGGTTTCTCTTTCACATCCTGCATTAGAATTCTAACTAGGTTAATAAGATTCAAAGAGAAGGCACAGAATCTAAAAAACATTCACATGAATGGTAACAACTGTATACACCAATAAGTGGATATCTATCAAATCTTTTAAGCTTCAcccaaaaatttaaaacaattatacatatatatatgtgttttACCATACAAAAGACGATGATTATCATGCCAAATCTGTTCAAGAGCATTCACCTGTTCAACAATGTCCTTCAATGATAGACCAGAACTCTCAAGCTTAATAGTGGGCCTAAAATCTTCATGGGTGTCTGGATCATTGGGCACAGTAGTTGAATAGCAACTTACACCTCTACAGAAGAATGTAGCGGCCTGTCATGGACAATTGGTAATTCCTCAGTAATTAAATCCAAGCAAGATGAATTTAACAATGAGTGCTTCAAAAGCAAAAACATTCAGCCAGTGAAAATTTAGGAGAATAGGATTTCATGACAACGAGAGATAGAATTGCAGACATGAAGGAATATGATGTCAAATAATTTCACAGTAAAATACAATGTTTCCAGCAGATGCAACTTCAATCTCAAATATTTGAGCAAAGAATTAAAATACAGAAAGCAAGACGAAATTGGGTTTACTTCAAGTCTTAGGTAGTTAACAATCAAACCAAAAATGAGTGAAACCATATTGGGGGTAGAAAGACTAAGCAGCATGAAATGACTATGACCAACAGCACTTTTCAGAATAATCTAGAGTCGAGTCTTGCACTAGCCATATGGTTCAAGCACATATAAATTTATGGGCAGAATGGAACTAAAGGCAGTGTAAACTGGGGAATAAATGCTAAAGTTAGAGGACTGAATAAGATAGAATAATTTTGCTGTCTTACCATAGCAGCTGATCGAGCAGCTGGGACAGCTGCCATGCTCCTCCCAAGTGCAGCTGCCAACGACCAGGCCATAATGTTCGAGCTGATTTATGTATTAAACTTTCTACCTGCAGAGAAGATAAAGAAAGGTAGTTTTACCTCTAGAAAATTGTTTTTTGCAGTTTTGATCCAATCAAGTGCAGGAAAATTACCCACCACGACTACCTCAACAGATTTTACACCCAAGGAAAAGAAGATACCTAAGTGTTTCATAAACAATCCTTAATGCGCAAACCAGGAAAATATATCCATGTTTTTGGCACTAACATTGAGGGAATTTATTTATGAAGTATAAATGTTGAATGACCCAGGACAAATGTTGACACTAGTTTAATTCTTGTAAAATATCCACTGAGTAGTACTGGCATACTTCTGAAAGGCTAGATCACTTCTAACCATTTATTTTCTACAAAACACCAAAGTTCCCTTCTTCGAATGATGCCCAAAGCCAACACTAGAAAATGACTggagaaataaaaagaaatgacaCATAACAGGAGTTCCTCATTTTTCTTGCTAGTATTCTGTTGtattagagcttaatctcagaAGACACTCAAAAATGAAGTTCTTGTAACAGTCTAAGTTTTAAGTGTTATAGTCAAATTTGATGGCTACATCTTAAGGTAGTCACATTCAATTTTACATCTTACACACACGAGTCTTTAGCTTTCTTAGTTGTTAGGTTCTTTAGCTATCCAGTTTGGTTAATTCTTACAGATCCTTTCTTAGTTGTCCAATAAGTTTGTATCAGTCATGATAGGTTCAGAGAAGAAGGATTAATACGCAATTATGTCGAGTTGAGTCAGTGATGTTCTGGTCTCTTAGTGTATTTAAAGCAGTTCTACCTTCGGTGCTTAATCGTAAAGAGAAATTCCTAGAATGTCTAGCTCTCTTGCTTCCTCATAAACTCCTACTGCTTCCTTTCTTATTTAAAATTCTCAAACTTCCTTTCAGATTCTTACAATTTTTTAACCAGTAAGTTTTGAAAAAGATGTTATCAACCATGGCTTTCCTGATGCTGCATCAGTTTAATGTCATTAAGAGAAGCTCCAGAGATATGTCAATTTCAGGATTTATCCAAACATTCATTTCTCTTTTCGTTCTGCATCATTCTCACCAGCACTCAAGAACTTGCTCTTGAGCTTTGAAATGCTCAGGAAGCTTGCCAACTGAAGTTCAACCTCTGGATGCTTTAAGCCCAAGAGTTTATATGGTAACCCTATCCTTTAAAAGAAAGGGCAAACAAGGCCAATCTCCTTTTCTAAGCCATTcttcttaaaaaataaaatcaatttttgagatgTCAAGGGAAACAACATAGCATCTTTAAAATAGGAAACAAATCTTTTCAACTTTTCCAATGTCTCCACTCATTTTTTATTGCAAAAATCACTGCTTATGACATTTGACATTTTCGTATCCTGGTTCCTCATTTAAAGCAGCAATATTTACTTCCTTAACATCAGCATATAGTTCAATGCTCTTTGCACCTTTAGGATAGAAACAACAACTGAGCTCTCCAATTGTTGATTGCATACCAACTAACCATTGATTGCTGAATCTAATTTCCTCTGTCACCAGCCATTTAGACcctttttgttgataaaaaaaGGATCAATTATAGTTTATCATGAAAGGATTATCAATTTTATAAACTCCAGGCCAAAATTTGGGGCAGCAAGGTTCATTATTCCATTTAAGTTTACCTTGTTTTCTATATTTCCTTTGAAGATCAACAAGAAAATTCTGTAACAGGCTTTTATACCTTTTTGTTGATCAAAAAAGGATCAATTATAGTGTTTAGAAGAAAGGACTATCAATTTTATAATCTCCAGGCCAGAATTTGGGGCAGCATTGTTTTTTATTGCATTGAAGTTTAGCTTGTTTTCTTTGTCTCCTTTCAAAATCAACAAGAAAAATCTGCCTTAGTAATCTTGGTGATAGACGAGGGAAGAAAGATCAGAGAAGAGGAAGAATTCCTTAGCACTCATACCAGAATGATGCAGCACCAAGAAATGCGTCTAGTTAAGATTCATTTAAAACTTTAGTTGTCCAAACTTCAAAATATGGAGAGAGCAGAGTCAGAAACTTTAGgaggaagaaaaatggaaaagtaaGATACTAAGGAGAAGTATTAATTCAAAGAAGTCTACCTATATTTCGTTGGGATTGACCACTGAAGGAAGGTCCTATgcagaaacaaaagaaagcacaACACCACCGCAAAATCAAGTAACAAGCCAAGTCAAATTTGACAGGCTTAAGAGGCAGCTGCCAAATTGGCTTTTAACACTTAAAAGCTTGAATTTACAAAAACCTACTTTCTGACATTCAAAAGACttcatttctctattttgcACTTCAACGCTCTAATCTAACAAAATACTACAAGAAGTTCCTTGATATATATCTAAAGCATATCTAGCTAAATTCTGAATTTCTTGAAGTCCCCAAACAATCCTATTCTTGTCTTTCCATTCTGCATTGCAGGgtctaagaaaaagaaattttgttaGTGTATTACCATTTCTCCCACCATCGCCAAAAACTCAAAATGTTTAAGAAGCTAAGTAAATAGATTAAATTCTATATCTccaaaaaattattatcatACTAAACTAGAGTAAAAAAAAGTATTTACTACACCTAGCTTGCTGTAAGCCTGTACTTTGTTATCTTTTGCACTTTTCCAGAACATCATTCAACAAGCAGTGGGAGTACAAAGAACTTGAAATGATAAAGCAAATGCACTTACACTAAGCTTTAAACTACAAAAGCGCATCCATCCTTCACACGTCAAGCCCTTGTGTCCAGAAATTTAACAACTATGATACCTATGGCAATTTActataaagaagaaaaaaatgaagaataaaTCATAATATAGTCATTATCGTTTATGCAATCTAATAATCAGTGTGCTAGTGCAATGCACACCTCAAAAGTGTTTTGATATTCGACAGGCAGACATCTTTGGGCAATCATTCTTTGTTTGATACAGAGAAATATCAACTTAGATTAAGATCATGACAAGCAAGCAGAGAGAAGGAAAACACTTGTATCAGATGTGCTAATTAATGGAAGACCAAAACTGACCAAAACACAAAGCTGGAAGGAAAGGAAGCACGATATGCATAGACATTTGATAACTTAATagttcagaaaaaaaaaaaaagaattatttagTGGACATTAAGTTGAAGGAGTGCAGCAAATGGAACATTTGAATTTGAGAGTGCAAACAAGACGTGCCTTCTAGTAACAAAAGATAAGAAATATAAAAACACAATCATTAACATCACCAAACAGTATTGTGCAGCTTTCATCATTTAAAGgtcaaaatttattaaaagatgTAATCTAGAGAAACTATAATTTCAGAACTAGAAGAAAGAGATGTAAGATCATAGCAGACAAAGCTGTCCCGAAAAGTAAATTTATGGGTTAAATACCAAAaacccccctgtggtttgacTAATGTTCACTTTACCTCCCTCTGGTTTGGAAACCTACAATTTAACTCCCTGTCGTTTCAACTAAAGTGAAAGTCTAACAGAAAACATCTAAACGGTATTTCTGTTAGACTTTCACTTTAGTTGAAACGACAGGGAGTTAAATTGTAGGTTTCCAAACCATAGGGAAGTAAAGTGTACATTTGGCAAACCACAGGggggtttttggtattttacccaTTCTCAAATGCACGAAACATTCTTCCAAGGGCTTGACTTATAGAGGGGCAATTTTGACATTTTCCTTTCAAACGTTAATTTAGATGTTTTTCGTCAGACTTTTACTTTAGTTGAAACGACGGGGAGTCAAATTGTAGGTTCCCAAACCATAGGGAGGTAAAGTGAACATTAGTCAAACCACAAGGGGGTTTTTGGTATTTAACCCTAAATTTAACGTAAATGAAGCAGAAACCTAGAAGACGTCCCTATAGTCACTAAAGAAAACTTCTTAAATGTTTAATCACTTGTGAATTTCCACCATTATTTTCATCTAAAACAACATCAAGGCCCTATTTCGCAAACCCCTACAGCTAAAAAGGAGGTGTACTAACTCAAAACTACAGAACCAGTATAACTTAATCAAACTTTGTAATTCAGTTACGAACTAAGAAAAGCATATCAGGAATGAAGCAAAATTTCCATCTGAGTAAGATATTCAAGAATGCTGGCCAAGAGAACAAGAGCTACCCTGAAGAATTAACAACTCCACCAATCTTTCAAAAGTCATGCCAAAAATAGAAGAAACACGAGTGAGTGAACCTGTTTTTGGAAAT
Above is a genomic segment from Coffea eugenioides isolate CCC68of chromosome 5, Ceug_1.0, whole genome shotgun sequence containing:
- the LOC113772237 gene encoding monothiol glutaredoxin-S15, mitochondrial-like isoform X2 yields the protein MAWSLAAALGRSMAAVPAARSAAMAATFFCRGVSCYSTTVPNDPDTHEDFRPTIKLESSGLSLKDIVEQDVKEKPVMIYMKGVPDLPRCGFSSLAVRVLKEYSVPISARNILEDLELKNAVKAYSNWPTFPQIFIKEW
- the LOC113772237 gene encoding monothiol glutaredoxin-S15, mitochondrial-like isoform X1, producing the protein MAWSLAAALGRSMAAVPAARSAAMAATFFCRGVSCYSTTVPNDPDTHEDFRPTIKLESSGLSLKDIVEQDVKEKPVMIYMKGVPDLPRCGFSSLAVRVLKEYSVPISARNILEDLELKNAVKAYSNWPTFPQIFIKGEFIGGSDIILNMHQNGELKEKLKDIMGGSEKAE